A portion of the Colius striatus isolate bColStr4 chromosome 1, bColStr4.1.hap1, whole genome shotgun sequence genome contains these proteins:
- the KCNJ15 gene encoding ATP-sensitive inward rectifier potassium channel 15 isoform X1: MSLFRALKKTCSVIKKSLFSRETTEAVRMETTKINMSRVPLVNGSIDTAMLKTQKPRVMSKSGHSNVRIDKVDGIYLLYLQDLWTTVIDMKWRYKLTLFAATFVMTWFLFGVIYYAIAFLHGDLEMNKFTSKREPCVKNVDSLTGAFLFSLESQTTIGYGFRFITEECPHAIFLLVAQLVITTLIEIFITGTFLAKIARPKKRAETIKFSHCAVITKHNGDLCLVIRVANMRKSLLIQCQLSGKLLQTYETKEGERILLNQASVKFNVDSSSESPFLILPLTFYHILDESSPLRDLTPQNLKEKDFELVVLLNATVESTSAVCQSRTSYIPEEIHWGYEFVPVVSLSPNGKYVADFSQFEKIRRSTDSIFYSMDSEKQKLEEKYRQEDQRERELRTMLLQQSNV, encoded by the exons ATGTCTCTCTTCAGGGCATTAAAGAAAACCTGCTCAGTAATCAAAAAGAGCCTCTTCTCTAGAGaaac GACTGAAGCAGTGAGAATGGAAACCACAAAGATTAACATGTCCCGTGTCCCACTGGTTAATGGAAGCATCGATACTGCCATGCTCAAGACACAAAAACCCCGTGTGATGTCCAAGAGTGGCCACAGCAATGTGCGGATAGACAAAGTTGATGGCATTTACCTACTCTACCTTCAAGATTTGTGGACTACAGTTATAGACATGAAGTGGAGGTACAAACTCACCTTATTTGCTGCTACTTTTGTTATGACCTGGTTCCTCTTTGGAGTTATCTACTATGCCATTGCATTCCTTCATGGTGATTTAGAGATGAACAAATTCACCTCGAAGCGCGAGCCATGTGTCAAGAACGTAGACTCTCTGACTGGGGCATTCCTCTTCTCCTTGGAGTCACAGACAACCATTGGCTATGGATTTCGTTTCATTACAGAGGAGTGTCCTCATGCCATTTTCTTACTTGTGGCCCAACTGGTCATCACAACTTTGATTGAAATCTTCATCACAGGTACTTTTCTGGCCAAAATTGCAAGACCTAAAAAAAGAGCAGAGACTATTAAATTCAGCCACTGTGCCGTCATTACGAAACACAATGGAGACCTTTGCCTGGTGATCAGAGTAGCAAATATGAGGAAGAGTCTTCTGATACAGTGTCAGCTGTCTGGGAAGCTTCTTCAGACATATGAAACCAAAGAAGGGGAGAGGATCCTGCTGAATCAAGCCAGTGTCAAGTTCAATGTTGACTCCTCTTCAGAGAGTCCCTTTCTTATCTTGCCTTTAACCTTCTACCATATTTTGGATGAGAGCAGCCCTTTGAGAGATCTCACACCTCAAAATCTCAAGGAGAAGGACTTTGAGCTTGTGGTGCTCCTGAATGCCACAGTGGAGTCCACCAGTGCtgtctgccaaagcaggacttCCTACATTCCTGAGGAGATTCACTGGGGCTACGAGTTCGTGCCTGTGGTTTCTCTCTCTCCAAACGGAAAGTACGTTGCGGATTTCAGTCAGTTTGAGAAGATTAGGAGAAGCACAGATTCCATTTTTTATAGTATGgactctgaaaaacaaaaactagAGGAGAAATACAGGCAAGAGGATCAAAGAGAGAGGGAACTGAGAACGATGTTGTTACAGCAGAGCAATGTTTGA
- the KCNJ15 gene encoding ATP-sensitive inward rectifier potassium channel 15 isoform X2, with protein METTKINMSRVPLVNGSIDTAMLKTQKPRVMSKSGHSNVRIDKVDGIYLLYLQDLWTTVIDMKWRYKLTLFAATFVMTWFLFGVIYYAIAFLHGDLEMNKFTSKREPCVKNVDSLTGAFLFSLESQTTIGYGFRFITEECPHAIFLLVAQLVITTLIEIFITGTFLAKIARPKKRAETIKFSHCAVITKHNGDLCLVIRVANMRKSLLIQCQLSGKLLQTYETKEGERILLNQASVKFNVDSSSESPFLILPLTFYHILDESSPLRDLTPQNLKEKDFELVVLLNATVESTSAVCQSRTSYIPEEIHWGYEFVPVVSLSPNGKYVADFSQFEKIRRSTDSIFYSMDSEKQKLEEKYRQEDQRERELRTMLLQQSNV; from the coding sequence ATGGAAACCACAAAGATTAACATGTCCCGTGTCCCACTGGTTAATGGAAGCATCGATACTGCCATGCTCAAGACACAAAAACCCCGTGTGATGTCCAAGAGTGGCCACAGCAATGTGCGGATAGACAAAGTTGATGGCATTTACCTACTCTACCTTCAAGATTTGTGGACTACAGTTATAGACATGAAGTGGAGGTACAAACTCACCTTATTTGCTGCTACTTTTGTTATGACCTGGTTCCTCTTTGGAGTTATCTACTATGCCATTGCATTCCTTCATGGTGATTTAGAGATGAACAAATTCACCTCGAAGCGCGAGCCATGTGTCAAGAACGTAGACTCTCTGACTGGGGCATTCCTCTTCTCCTTGGAGTCACAGACAACCATTGGCTATGGATTTCGTTTCATTACAGAGGAGTGTCCTCATGCCATTTTCTTACTTGTGGCCCAACTGGTCATCACAACTTTGATTGAAATCTTCATCACAGGTACTTTTCTGGCCAAAATTGCAAGACCTAAAAAAAGAGCAGAGACTATTAAATTCAGCCACTGTGCCGTCATTACGAAACACAATGGAGACCTTTGCCTGGTGATCAGAGTAGCAAATATGAGGAAGAGTCTTCTGATACAGTGTCAGCTGTCTGGGAAGCTTCTTCAGACATATGAAACCAAAGAAGGGGAGAGGATCCTGCTGAATCAAGCCAGTGTCAAGTTCAATGTTGACTCCTCTTCAGAGAGTCCCTTTCTTATCTTGCCTTTAACCTTCTACCATATTTTGGATGAGAGCAGCCCTTTGAGAGATCTCACACCTCAAAATCTCAAGGAGAAGGACTTTGAGCTTGTGGTGCTCCTGAATGCCACAGTGGAGTCCACCAGTGCtgtctgccaaagcaggacttCCTACATTCCTGAGGAGATTCACTGGGGCTACGAGTTCGTGCCTGTGGTTTCTCTCTCTCCAAACGGAAAGTACGTTGCGGATTTCAGTCAGTTTGAGAAGATTAGGAGAAGCACAGATTCCATTTTTTATAGTATGgactctgaaaaacaaaaactagAGGAGAAATACAGGCAAGAGGATCAAAGAGAGAGGGAACTGAGAACGATGTTGTTACAGCAGAGCAATGTTTGA